The Nocardia arthritidis genome has a window encoding:
- a CDS encoding TetR/AcrR family transcriptional regulator has translation MPKVSDDHLAARRSQILDGARSCFAEYGYDGATVRRLEEATGLSRGAIFHHFRDKDALFLALAQEDADRMADVAANQGLVQVMRDMLADPAQFNWLGTRLEIARRLRTDPEFRANWEQRSEEVTAATLARLERRKAEGALRDDVPTDVLLGYLDLVLDGLIARIASGHTNENLSAVLDLVEASVRRKP, from the coding sequence TTGCCCAAGGTCAGTGACGACCACCTGGCGGCCCGGCGCAGCCAGATCCTCGACGGGGCGCGCAGCTGCTTCGCCGAGTACGGCTACGACGGCGCGACGGTGCGGCGGCTCGAGGAGGCCACCGGGTTGTCCCGCGGCGCGATCTTCCACCACTTCCGGGACAAGGACGCGCTGTTCCTGGCGCTGGCCCAGGAGGACGCGGATCGGATGGCCGACGTCGCGGCCAACCAGGGCCTGGTGCAGGTGATGCGGGACATGCTCGCGGATCCGGCCCAATTCAACTGGCTCGGAACGCGTTTGGAGATCGCGCGGCGGCTGCGCACCGATCCGGAATTCCGGGCCAACTGGGAGCAGCGGTCCGAGGAGGTCACCGCGGCGACGCTGGCCCGCCTGGAGCGCCGCAAGGCCGAGGGCGCGCTGCGCGACGACGTGCCCACCGATGTGCTGCTCGGCTACCTCGACCTGGTGCTCGACGGGTTGATCGCCCGGATCGCTTCCGGGCACACCAACGAAAACCTCTCCGCCGTATTGGATCTCGTGGAGGCCTCGGTCCGGCGCAAACCGTAG
- a CDS encoding DUF58 domain-containing protein has translation MTTPNHAPPSFRSGELTDPKLSAALKTLELTVRRKLDGVLHGDHLGLIPGPGSEPGEARAYQPGDDVRQMDWSVTARTTHPHVRQMIADRELETWMVVDLSASLDFGTALCQKRDLAIAAAAAITHLTSGGGNRIGAVVATGERLVRIPARSGRIHAQSLLRDIATTPHARDGVRGDLRGGIEALRRPQRKRGLAVVISDFLGEIDWQRSLRAISARHELLAVEVLDPRDLTLPDVGDVVLHDPESGRTREFSLTPTLRADFATAAQRHRQQVEQALRSCGAPVLTLQTDRDWIADVVRFVSTRRHSFGAPSGRAPRQ, from the coding sequence GTGACGACGCCGAACCACGCCCCGCCGTCCTTCCGATCGGGTGAGCTCACCGATCCGAAGCTGTCGGCGGCGCTCAAAACGCTCGAACTCACGGTCCGGCGCAAACTCGACGGCGTCCTGCACGGCGACCACCTCGGGCTCATCCCGGGCCCCGGATCCGAACCCGGTGAGGCGCGCGCCTACCAACCGGGCGACGATGTGCGCCAAATGGATTGGTCGGTCACCGCCCGCACCACCCACCCGCACGTGCGGCAGATGATCGCCGACCGCGAGCTGGAAACCTGGATGGTGGTGGACCTGTCGGCCAGCCTCGACTTCGGCACCGCGCTGTGCCAGAAGCGCGATCTCGCCATCGCGGCCGCCGCGGCCATCACCCATCTGACCAGCGGCGGCGGCAACCGGATCGGCGCCGTCGTCGCCACCGGCGAGCGACTGGTGCGAATTCCCGCGCGCAGCGGGCGAATTCACGCGCAGTCGCTACTGCGCGATATCGCGACCACCCCGCACGCCCGCGACGGTGTGCGCGGCGATCTGCGCGGCGGCATCGAGGCACTGCGCAGACCGCAGCGCAAACGCGGTCTCGCCGTGGTGATCAGCGATTTCCTCGGTGAAATCGATTGGCAGCGTTCGCTGCGCGCCATCTCGGCCCGGCACGAACTGCTCGCGGTGGAGGTGCTCGATCCGCGCGATCTGACACTGCCCGATGTCGGCGATGTGGTGCTGCACGATCCGGAATCCGGGCGCACCCGCGAATTCAGCCTCACCCCAACGCTGCGCGCCGACTTCGCGACCGCGGCGCAACGGCACCGGCAACAGGTCGAACAGGCCCTGCGCAGCTGCGGAGCGCCGGTGCTCACCCTGCAGACCGACCGGGACTGGATCGCCGATGTGGTCCGGTTCGTATCCACCCGGCGCCACAGCTTCGGCGCCCCGAGCGGGCGGGCACCACGCCAGTGA
- the acnA gene encoding aconitate hydratase AcnA, with product MTTSIDTFGAKGTLEVGSNSYEIFRLSAVPGTEKLPYALKVLAENLLRTEDGANITADHIRAIASWDPSAQPNTEIQFTPARVIMQDFTGVPCIVDLATMREAVATLGGDPNKVNPLAPAEMVIDHSVIIDVFGREDAFQRNVEIEYQRNGERYQFLRWGQTAFDDFKVVPPSTGIVHQVNIEHLARVVMVRNGQAYPDTCVGTDSHTTMVNGLGVLGWGVGGIEAEAAMLGQPVSMLIPRVVGFKLTGEIQPGVTATDVVLTVTDMLRKHGVVGKFVEFYGKGVAEVPLANRATLGNMSPEFGSTAAIFPIDEVTVEYLKLTGRSDEQVALVEAYAKEQGLWHDADKEPAYSEYLELDLSTVVPSIAGPKRPQDRILLSESKIAFRKDIHNYTNDPEATPHSHLDEAIEESFPASDPAALAFADDDAVLPTAANGSTGRPSKPVKVSTEEYGDFILDHGAVVVASITSCTNTSNPSVMIGAALLARNAVEKGLTRKPWVKTSMAPGSQVVNGYYEKAGLWPYLDKLGFNLVAFGCATCIGNTGPLPEEISKAVNDNDLTVTAVLSGNRNFEGRISPDVKMNYLASPPLVIAYALAGTMDFDFEHDALGKDTNGNDVFLRDIWPSPQEIQDTIDRVISRDMFLEDYKDVFKGDERWRSLPTPEGKTFEWAEESTYVRKPPYFEGMPQTPTPVTDIKGARVLALLGDSVTTDHISPAGNIKPGTPAAQYLEANGVERKDYNSYGSRRGNHEVMIRGTFANIRLRNQLLDDVSGGYTRDFTQDGGPQAFIYDAAQNYQAAGIPLVVLGGKEYGSGSSRDWAAKGTSLLGVKAVITESFERIHRSNLIGMGVIPLQFPAGESAASLKLDGTETFDIEGITKLNEGVTPKTLKVTATKENGERVEFDAVVRIDTPGEADYYRNGGILQYVLRNMIKA from the coding sequence GTGACGACAAGTATCGATACTTTCGGCGCCAAGGGCACCCTCGAGGTCGGAAGCAACTCCTACGAGATCTTCCGCCTCTCCGCCGTGCCGGGCACCGAGAAACTCCCCTACGCACTGAAGGTCCTCGCGGAGAACCTGCTTCGCACCGAGGACGGCGCGAACATCACCGCGGACCATATTCGCGCCATCGCGAGCTGGGATCCGTCGGCTCAGCCGAACACCGAAATCCAGTTCACCCCGGCCCGCGTGATCATGCAGGACTTCACCGGCGTGCCCTGCATCGTCGACCTGGCCACCATGCGCGAGGCCGTCGCGACCCTCGGCGGCGACCCGAACAAGGTGAACCCGCTGGCCCCCGCCGAGATGGTCATCGACCACTCGGTGATCATCGACGTATTCGGCCGCGAGGACGCCTTCCAGCGCAACGTCGAGATCGAATACCAGCGCAACGGCGAGCGCTACCAGTTCCTGCGCTGGGGCCAGACCGCCTTCGACGACTTCAAGGTCGTGCCGCCGAGCACCGGCATCGTGCACCAGGTCAACATCGAGCACCTCGCGCGCGTCGTCATGGTCCGCAACGGCCAGGCCTACCCCGACACCTGCGTCGGCACCGACTCGCACACCACCATGGTCAACGGCCTCGGCGTACTCGGCTGGGGCGTCGGCGGTATCGAGGCCGAGGCCGCCATGCTCGGCCAGCCGGTCTCCATGCTGATCCCGCGCGTGGTCGGCTTCAAGCTGACCGGTGAGATCCAGCCGGGCGTCACCGCCACCGACGTCGTGCTCACCGTCACCGATATGCTGCGCAAGCACGGTGTGGTCGGCAAGTTCGTCGAGTTCTACGGCAAGGGCGTCGCCGAGGTGCCGCTGGCCAACCGCGCGACCCTGGGCAATATGAGCCCCGAATTCGGTTCCACCGCCGCGATTTTCCCGATCGACGAGGTCACCGTCGAATACCTGAAGCTCACCGGCCGCAGCGATGAGCAGGTCGCGCTGGTCGAGGCGTACGCCAAGGAACAGGGCCTGTGGCACGACGCCGACAAGGAGCCCGCCTACTCGGAGTACCTGGAGCTCGACCTGAGCACCGTGGTGCCCTCGATCGCGGGCCCGAAGCGTCCGCAGGACCGGATCCTGTTGTCGGAGAGCAAGATCGCCTTCCGCAAGGACATCCACAACTACACCAACGATCCGGAGGCCACGCCGCACTCGCACCTGGACGAGGCCATCGAGGAATCGTTCCCGGCCAGCGATCCGGCCGCACTGGCCTTCGCCGACGACGACGCCGTGCTGCCGACCGCCGCGAACGGCAGCACCGGCCGCCCGTCCAAGCCGGTCAAGGTGTCGACCGAGGAGTACGGCGACTTCATCCTCGACCACGGCGCTGTCGTGGTCGCCTCCATCACCTCCTGCACCAACACCTCCAACCCGTCGGTCATGATCGGCGCGGCCCTGCTCGCCCGCAACGCGGTTGAGAAGGGTCTGACCCGCAAGCCGTGGGTGAAGACCTCGATGGCGCCGGGTTCGCAGGTCGTCAACGGCTACTACGAGAAGGCCGGCCTGTGGCCGTACCTGGACAAGCTGGGCTTCAACCTGGTCGCGTTCGGCTGTGCCACCTGCATCGGCAACACCGGTCCGCTGCCGGAGGAGATCTCCAAGGCGGTCAACGACAATGATCTGACCGTCACCGCGGTGCTGTCCGGCAACCGCAACTTCGAGGGCCGCATCTCCCCCGACGTGAAGATGAACTACCTGGCGTCGCCGCCGCTGGTCATCGCGTACGCGCTGGCCGGAACGATGGACTTCGACTTCGAGCACGACGCGCTCGGCAAGGACACGAACGGCAACGACGTCTTCCTGCGCGACATCTGGCCGTCGCCGCAGGAGATCCAAGACACCATCGACCGGGTCATCTCCCGCGATATGTTCCTCGAGGACTACAAGGACGTCTTCAAGGGCGACGAGCGCTGGCGTTCGCTGCCCACCCCGGAGGGCAAGACCTTCGAATGGGCCGAGGAGTCGACCTACGTCCGCAAGCCCCCGTACTTCGAGGGCATGCCGCAGACCCCGACGCCGGTCACCGATATCAAGGGTGCGCGCGTGCTGGCGCTGCTCGGCGATTCGGTCACCACCGACCACATCTCCCCGGCGGGCAACATCAAGCCGGGCACCCCGGCCGCGCAGTACCTGGAGGCCAACGGCGTCGAGCGCAAGGACTACAACTCCTACGGCTCGCGTCGGGGCAATCACGAGGTGATGATCCGCGGCACCTTCGCCAACATCCGGCTGCGCAACCAGCTGCTCGACGACGTCTCGGGTGGTTACACCCGCGACTTCACCCAGGACGGCGGCCCGCAGGCGTTCATCTACGACGCCGCGCAGAACTACCAGGCCGCGGGCATCCCGCTGGTGGTGCTCGGCGGTAAGGAGTACGGCTCGGGTTCCTCGCGCGACTGGGCGGCGAAGGGCACCAGCCTGCTCGGCGTCAAGGCCGTGATCACCGAATCGTTCGAGCGCATCCACCGCTCGAACCTGATCGGTATGGGCGTCATCCCGCTGCAGTTCCCGGCCGGCGAGTCGGCCGCGTCGCTGAAGCTGGACGGCACCGAGACCTTCGATATCGAGGGCATCACCAAGCTGAACGAGGGTGTGACTCCGAAGACGTTGAAGGTCACCGCCACCAAGGAAAACGGTGAACGGGTCGAGTTCGACGCGGTGGTCCGGATCGACACCCCCGGTGAGGCCGACTACTACCGCAACGGCGGCATCCTGCAGTACGTGCTGCGCAACATGATCAAGGCGTAA
- a CDS encoding AAA family ATPase: MAKDAPSAPSTLERDVQTLEKAIYEVKRVIVGQDRLVERLLVGVLARGHVLLEGVPGIAKTLAVETFAKVVGGSFSRVQFTPDLVPTDLTGTRIYRQGREEFDTELGPVVANFVLADEINRAPAKVQSALLEVMAERHVSIGGKTYPMPNPFLVMATQNPIESEGVYPLPEAQRDRFLFKVVVDYPSVEEEREIIYRMGVTPPEPKQVLEPAELIRLQELAANTFVHHALVDYVVRVIAATRTPAEFGMTDVANWVSYGASPRASLGIIAAARAVALIRGCDYVVPQDVVEVIPDVLRHRLVLSYDALADEISPEDVVKRVLQTVGLPQVAPQAVAPGAPATPAPPAMGPHGVPQPVPQQPNMQPVGQVPQPAGNNQPK, encoded by the coding sequence TTGGCGAAAGATGCGCCATCGGCACCGAGCACCCTGGAGCGTGACGTCCAGACCCTGGAAAAGGCGATCTACGAGGTCAAGCGGGTCATCGTCGGGCAGGACCGGCTGGTCGAGCGGCTGCTCGTCGGTGTGCTGGCGCGCGGTCACGTGCTGCTCGAGGGTGTGCCCGGCATCGCGAAGACGCTCGCGGTGGAAACCTTCGCCAAGGTGGTCGGCGGCTCGTTCTCCCGCGTGCAGTTCACGCCCGACCTGGTGCCGACCGACCTCACCGGTACCCGCATCTACCGCCAGGGCCGCGAGGAATTCGACACCGAACTCGGCCCGGTGGTCGCGAATTTCGTCCTCGCCGACGAGATCAACCGCGCACCCGCCAAGGTGCAGTCGGCGCTGCTCGAGGTGATGGCCGAGCGGCATGTGTCCATCGGCGGCAAGACCTACCCGATGCCGAATCCGTTCCTGGTCATGGCGACTCAGAACCCGATCGAGAGCGAGGGCGTGTACCCGCTGCCCGAGGCGCAGCGCGACCGCTTCCTGTTCAAGGTCGTCGTCGACTACCCCTCGGTGGAGGAGGAGCGCGAGATCATCTACCGGATGGGCGTCACCCCACCGGAACCCAAGCAGGTCCTGGAGCCCGCCGAGCTGATCCGGCTGCAGGAGCTGGCCGCGAACACCTTCGTGCACCACGCCCTGGTGGATTACGTGGTCCGAGTGATCGCGGCGACCCGCACCCCGGCCGAATTCGGCATGACCGACGTGGCGAACTGGGTGTCCTACGGTGCGTCGCCGCGCGCCAGCCTCGGCATCATCGCCGCCGCCCGCGCCGTCGCGCTGATCCGCGGCTGCGATTACGTGGTGCCGCAGGATGTCGTCGAGGTGATCCCGGATGTGCTGCGACACCGCCTGGTGCTGTCCTACGACGCGCTCGCCGACGAGATCAGCCCCGAGGACGTGGTCAAGCGGGTGCTGCAGACCGTCGGGCTGCCGCAGGTCGCGCCGCAGGCCGTCGCGCCGGGAGCCCCCGCGACGCCCGCACCGCCCGCGATGGGCCCGCACGGTGTGCCGCAACCGGTTCCGCAACAGCCGAATATGCAGCCCGTCGGCCAGGTGCCGCAGCCCGCGGGTAACAACCAGCCGAAGTGA
- a CDS encoding amidohydrolase family protein produces MVRTNSGDIGGLARRELLGWLAAGTVGAISGGLGTRATAAAADDSAPVTVLTKVTVIDGTGAAPLPDATVVLAGDRILAVGRFPDAPLPQPVRVLELPGKYVIPGLWDMHTHGAQADKIFPPMHLVHGVTGIREMWGAPETLALRERIERGETLGPRIVTAGNIIDGRPGIWPDSAVVGTEAEARAEVRRTRADGYDFVKVYSLLTRESFTAIADEASRIGIRFGGHVPSRIPVDEAVRLGQYTVEHMYGMQLTTSARRDELYAEIEAMASGPDFGQEWLERGLHLERTAADSYSPQRAAELFALLKERGAWQCPTITVLRRVRDGDPSNAGGQEYLRYLPTDITKAWTANPVGRAVEPAEIAIRQRNFDSRLELLGAMYQAGVDIVAGTDTSNPYVFPGIALHEELEWLVRAGFSPMRALQAATRDAARCLGLEKVSGTVEPGKQADLVVLDANPLTAIGNTRAIHAVITRGHYLDSRDRERMLRETETAAQEYTAAPTGGLGLCCG; encoded by the coding sequence GTGGTACGGACGAACAGTGGGGATATAGGCGGACTGGCCCGGCGCGAACTCCTCGGATGGTTGGCGGCGGGTACGGTCGGCGCGATCTCGGGCGGGCTCGGGACGCGGGCGACCGCTGCGGCAGCGGATGATTCGGCTCCGGTCACGGTGCTGACCAAGGTGACCGTCATCGACGGCACGGGCGCGGCGCCGCTGCCCGACGCGACGGTGGTGCTGGCGGGCGATCGCATCCTCGCGGTCGGCCGCTTTCCGGATGCGCCGCTGCCGCAACCGGTCCGGGTGCTCGAACTGCCCGGCAAATACGTCATCCCCGGCCTGTGGGATATGCACACCCACGGTGCGCAGGCCGACAAGATCTTCCCGCCGATGCATCTCGTGCACGGCGTCACCGGGATCCGGGAAATGTGGGGCGCGCCGGAAACCCTCGCGCTGCGCGAACGCATCGAACGCGGCGAGACGCTCGGCCCGCGAATCGTGACCGCGGGCAACATCATCGACGGCAGGCCGGGTATCTGGCCCGACTCCGCGGTGGTCGGCACCGAGGCCGAGGCGCGCGCCGAGGTGCGGCGCACCCGCGCCGACGGCTACGACTTCGTGAAGGTCTATTCGCTGCTCACCAGGGAGAGCTTCACGGCCATCGCCGACGAGGCGAGCAGGATCGGGATCAGATTCGGCGGCCATGTGCCGAGCCGTATTCCGGTGGACGAGGCGGTCCGGCTCGGGCAGTACACCGTCGAGCACATGTACGGCATGCAGCTCACCACCTCGGCCCGGCGCGACGAGCTGTACGCCGAAATCGAGGCCATGGCCTCGGGTCCCGACTTCGGGCAGGAATGGCTCGAGCGCGGCCTCCACTTGGAGCGCACGGCCGCCGACAGCTACAGCCCGCAGCGGGCGGCGGAACTGTTCGCACTGCTGAAGGAGCGCGGCGCCTGGCAGTGCCCGACCATCACCGTGTTGCGCCGGGTACGGGACGGCGACCCGAGCAATGCGGGCGGACAGGAATATCTGCGCTATCTGCCGACGGATATCACGAAGGCGTGGACCGCCAATCCCGTCGGGCGAGCCGTCGAACCGGCCGAAATCGCGATACGCCAACGCAATTTCGATTCGCGACTGGAACTGCTCGGCGCGATGTATCAGGCCGGTGTCGATATCGTCGCGGGCACCGACACCAGCAACCCGTACGTCTTCCCGGGCATCGCACTACATGAGGAACTGGAATGGCTTGTGCGGGCCGGGTTCTCGCCGATGCGCGCATTGCAGGCCGCCACCCGGGACGCGGCCCGCTGCCTCGGCCTGGAAAAGGTGTCCGGCACCGTGGAACCGGGTAAACAGGCCGATCTGGTGGTCCTCGACGCGAATCCGCTCACCGCGATCGGCAACACCCGCGCCATCCACGCCGTCATCACCCGCGGCCACTACCTGGACTCCCGGGACCGCGAGCGGATGCTTCGCGAAACCGAAACCGCCGCACAGGAATACACGGCAGCGCCGACCGGCGGCCTCGGTCTCTGCTGCGGCTGA
- a CDS encoding DUF6676 family protein — MTVSHTSVLTPMAAELPPGVDDSTIVEINADLAAGHVATLTGRDKDELAAIAADARAHGISLSIVVVPGNPAHDSSLRDLATEVGKTQHGTVVVFSADQVGTWSDSINRARLEWAEDSAKFKGGDSAQSAQIFVDRLESPGGTPWTAITGVLLAGTVLAVGGLYYLKARRRSEEAARVGVSAAAESGANAS; from the coding sequence ATGACCGTCTCGCACACCTCGGTTCTCACCCCCATGGCCGCGGAACTGCCGCCGGGTGTGGACGATTCGACGATCGTGGAGATCAACGCCGACCTGGCGGCGGGTCATGTGGCCACCCTGACGGGCAGGGACAAGGACGAACTCGCGGCAATCGCCGCCGACGCGAGAGCCCATGGGATCTCGCTGAGCATTGTGGTCGTTCCCGGTAATCCGGCCCACGACTCGAGCTTACGGGACCTGGCCACCGAGGTCGGCAAGACCCAACACGGCACCGTCGTGGTGTTCAGTGCCGATCAGGTCGGCACCTGGAGCGATTCGATCAACCGGGCGCGCCTGGAATGGGCCGAGGACAGCGCCAAGTTCAAGGGCGGCGATTCGGCGCAGTCGGCGCAGATCTTCGTGGACCGGTTGGAGAGCCCGGGCGGCACGCCATGGACGGCTATTACCGGAGTGTTGCTGGCCGGTACGGTCCTGGCCGTCGGTGGGCTGTACTACCTCAAGGCGCGGCGTCGCTCGGAAGAGGCTGCGCGGGTGGGGGTTTCGGCGGCGGCCGAGAGTGGGGCCAACGCCTCGTAG
- a CDS encoding SDR family NAD(P)-dependent oxidoreductase, translated as MSEFSSAARVVLVTGVDERLGYATALRLATDGATVLAHAQDKERADESVERLVHAGAPADRIRPVDADFRVLAEVGQLGRELAAVLPRLDALINAAAIAAPQRKSHTADGHELTFQVNYLAPQRLTMALAELIAESRGRVLNVTSKLHTGGNIDYTDLDRNRGIYTQLSVYAQSKLALTMFGRSLAETGPAGLTVVNVHPADFEIDMPQVRSHATAPLDTAAALLATLSAPATPVVSGGYYVGAEQAEPAALVGNSRARTRLASWTNQLAA; from the coding sequence ATGTCCGAATTCTCGTCCGCTGCCAGGGTCGTGCTGGTGACCGGCGTCGACGAACGGCTCGGTTACGCGACGGCGCTGCGCCTGGCGACGGACGGCGCCACCGTGCTCGCGCATGCGCAGGACAAGGAGCGCGCCGACGAATCCGTCGAGCGCCTGGTTCACGCCGGGGCGCCCGCCGACCGGATCCGCCCGGTGGACGCGGACTTCCGGGTCCTCGCCGAGGTCGGTCAGCTCGGCCGGGAGTTGGCGGCCGTGCTGCCGCGCCTCGACGCGCTGATCAACGCCGCGGCGATCGCGGCGCCGCAGCGCAAATCGCACACCGCGGACGGTCACGAGCTGACCTTCCAGGTGAATTACCTTGCGCCGCAACGACTGACGATGGCCTTGGCGGAACTGATCGCCGAATCCCGCGGCCGCGTGCTCAATGTGACGTCCAAGCTGCACACCGGGGGCAATATCGACTACACGGATCTGGACCGCAACCGCGGCATCTACACCCAGCTCTCGGTCTACGCGCAATCGAAGCTGGCCCTGACCATGTTCGGCCGCTCGCTCGCCGAGACCGGACCCGCCGGACTCACCGTCGTGAACGTGCACCCCGCCGATTTCGAGATCGACATGCCGCAGGTCCGCAGCCACGCCACCGCGCCGCTGGACACCGCCGCCGCCCTGCTCGCCACGCTGAGCGCCCCGGCGACACCGGTCGTCAGCGGCGGCTACTACGTCGGCGCGGAACAAGCCGAACCCGCTGCGCTGGTGGGCAATTCGCGCGCCAGAACCCGACTGGCGTCCTGGACCAACCAGCTCGCCGCTTGA
- a CDS encoding NlpC/P60 family protein, which translates to MRSSGEVGSRPRLWVALGLLLSVSVAIAAGPAGAVPPPPPNPSDGQITEGRAQVDAGVAEVGGLINQVAAADQQLQQLDGAVELKREAVNKALVDLQDARAACDRAVVAVADSQRELADATAQVGQARGNFDVFAAQAYTKPATPTMITFLAASTPDTVLDRAQLLAVVAKQQQHVLDGLRRAQVAEANKNSLARQAKTEADSAATAAEQKKSDAEQAVTAAKSELDRQKSQRDNLIQQRETAQGRLDLARKNVAGLVAQRDAYNSWDEQRKAEEAAMRAAAAAAAARAAADQAARDRAAQLGDGKRPHTDLETQTPPRRRPPAAAMPSIGGSDAIETVVDRAMSQLGVQYSWGGGDENGPTLGIRDGGVADSYGDYNKVGFDCSGLMVYAFAGIGVSLPHYSGYQYNAGTRVPVAERVRGDMLFWGPNGSEHVALYLGNGQMVEAPQSGDVVRVSPVREGGIMPYAVRIVTG; encoded by the coding sequence ATGCGCAGCAGCGGTGAGGTCGGTTCCCGGCCTCGACTATGGGTCGCTCTGGGGTTGCTGCTATCCGTCTCGGTCGCTATCGCCGCCGGACCGGCCGGCGCGGTGCCGCCACCGCCGCCGAATCCGAGCGACGGCCAGATCACCGAGGGCAGAGCGCAGGTCGACGCGGGCGTCGCGGAGGTCGGCGGGCTGATCAACCAGGTCGCCGCGGCGGATCAGCAGCTGCAGCAGCTCGACGGTGCGGTCGAGCTCAAGCGCGAGGCGGTGAACAAGGCGCTGGTCGACCTGCAGGACGCCCGCGCAGCCTGCGATCGCGCCGTCGTCGCGGTCGCCGACTCGCAGCGGGAACTGGCCGATGCGACCGCACAGGTCGGGCAGGCGCGCGGCAACTTCGACGTCTTCGCCGCACAGGCCTACACCAAACCCGCGACGCCGACCATGATCACCTTCCTCGCCGCGTCCACCCCGGACACGGTGCTCGACCGGGCGCAGCTGCTGGCCGTGGTGGCCAAACAGCAGCAGCATGTGCTCGACGGCCTGCGCCGGGCCCAGGTCGCCGAGGCGAATAAGAATTCCCTTGCGCGGCAGGCGAAAACGGAGGCCGATTCGGCCGCGACCGCCGCCGAGCAGAAGAAGTCCGACGCCGAACAGGCCGTCACCGCGGCGAAATCCGAGCTGGACCGGCAGAAGTCGCAGCGCGACAACCTGATTCAGCAGCGCGAGACCGCACAGGGCCGCCTCGACCTGGCCCGCAAGAATGTCGCCGGGCTGGTGGCCCAGCGCGATGCGTACAACTCATGGGACGAGCAGCGCAAGGCCGAGGAGGCGGCGATGCGGGCGGCGGCGGCCGCCGCGGCCGCGCGCGCCGCCGCCGACCAGGCCGCCCGGGATCGCGCCGCCCAACTCGGCGACGGCAAACGCCCGCACACCGATCTCGAGACCCAAACCCCGCCGCGGCGCCGGCCACCCGCGGCGGCCATGCCGTCGATCGGCGGCTCGGACGCCATCGAAACCGTGGTGGACCGGGCGATGTCGCAGCTCGGCGTTCAATACTCCTGGGGCGGCGGCGACGAGAACGGTCCGACCCTCGGCATCCGGGACGGCGGCGTCGCCGACAGCTACGGCGACTACAACAAGGTCGGCTTCGACTGTTCCGGGCTGATGGTCTACGCCTTCGCCGGCATCGGCGTCTCGCTGCCGCACTACAGCGGCTACCAGTACAACGCGGGCACCAGAGTGCCGGTGGCCGAACGGGTTCGCGGCGACATGCTGTTCTGGGGACCCAACGGCAGCGAGCACGTCGCGCTCTATCTCGGCAACGGGCAGATGGTGGAGGCGCCGCAGTCCGGTGACGTCGTCAGGGTGTCGCCGGTGCGCGAAGGTGGCATCATGCCTTATGCGGTGCGCATAGTCACCGGTTGA
- a CDS encoding MarR family winged helix-turn-helix transcriptional regulator, with the protein MAEDVVDAILAQWARERPDLELEAMGIAGRLGRLQAIALREIEAVFTAHGLQRGEFDVLAALRRAGTPYELNPSVLAGTLMLSRAGMTGRLDRLESAGLVRRITDTADRRAVRVALTEAGRELIDRAVTAHAANETRLLAVLSAEDRRELDRIVRLLLTSLESE; encoded by the coding sequence ATGGCTGAGGATGTGGTGGACGCGATCCTGGCGCAGTGGGCACGGGAGCGGCCCGATCTCGAGCTGGAGGCGATGGGCATCGCCGGACGGCTCGGACGGTTGCAGGCGATCGCGCTGCGGGAGATCGAGGCCGTCTTCACCGCGCACGGCCTGCAGCGCGGCGAATTCGATGTGCTCGCGGCGTTGCGGCGAGCCGGTACGCCATACGAGCTGAACCCGTCGGTACTCGCCGGCACCCTCATGCTGTCGCGCGCGGGCATGACCGGGCGACTGGACCGGTTGGAATCCGCGGGTCTGGTGCGGCGGATCACCGACACCGCCGACCGGCGCGCCGTCCGGGTCGCGCTCACCGAGGCGGGGCGCGAGCTGATCGACCGGGCCGTCACCGCGCACGCCGCGAACGAAACCCGTTTGCTCGCCGTACTTTCCGCCGAGGACCGGCGCGAACTCGACCGCATCGTGCGGCTGCTGCTCACCAGCCTCGAATCCGAATGA